The following coding sequences are from one Caloranaerobacter sp. TR13 window:
- a CDS encoding UDP-N-acetylmuramoyl-L-alanyl-D-glutamate--2,6-diaminopimelate ligase produces MKLTDLIEGLEIVRYSGNLNIEISKIVYDSRKAVKDCVFVAIEGYKTDGHNYVSQAISNGAKVVILQKDINISENVVKILVKDTRCSLARISSNFYKNPSTKLELIGITGTNGKTTTTYLIKSIMEKSGKNVGVIGTIGNMINGKVIKAKNTTPESLDLQEFFNSMVEENVESCVMEVSSHSLELKRVEYCDFNVGIFTNLTPEHLDFHKDLQSYMEAKVKLFYKTRDFNIINIDDEYGRRIKDTIQEFETPILTYGIESKADITAHNIEFYASGVKFDLITPSGNIDIRFNIPGKFSVYNALAAAACGIAYNIKLEDIKKGLEAVRGVDGRFEVVPTKTDYSVIIDYAHTPDGFKKVLSTIDQFAKGRKIIVFGCGGDRDKTKRPKMGEIASHYCDICIITNDNPRTENPIEIINDIIKGINNEECEYVVIEDRREAIRYALEIAKKDDVILLAGKGHETYQIIGNKVLPFDEKKIVLELLGEEE; encoded by the coding sequence ATGAAATTGACTGATTTAATCGAAGGATTAGAAATTGTGAGATACAGTGGCAATTTAAATATAGAAATTTCTAAAATAGTATATGATTCAAGAAAGGCTGTAAAGGATTGTGTATTTGTAGCTATAGAAGGTTACAAAACTGATGGTCATAATTACGTAAGTCAAGCAATTAGTAACGGTGCAAAAGTAGTAATATTACAAAAAGATATAAATATTTCTGAGAATGTTGTTAAAATATTAGTTAAAGATACAAGATGTTCTTTAGCTAGAATTTCATCCAATTTTTATAAAAATCCATCAACAAAATTAGAGTTAATAGGGATTACTGGTACTAATGGAAAAACAACAACAACTTACTTAATAAAATCCATCATGGAAAAATCAGGCAAGAATGTTGGGGTAATAGGAACGATAGGAAATATGATAAACGGCAAAGTTATTAAAGCAAAGAACACTACGCCTGAATCCTTGGACTTACAAGAATTTTTTAACTCAATGGTGGAAGAAAATGTAGAGAGTTGTGTAATGGAGGTTTCATCGCATTCTCTTGAATTAAAAAGAGTTGAGTACTGTGATTTTAATGTAGGTATTTTTACTAATTTAACACCTGAACACTTAGATTTTCATAAGGATTTACAAAGCTATATGGAAGCAAAGGTTAAACTTTTTTATAAGACTAGAGATTTTAATATTATAAATATAGATGATGAATATGGGAGAAGAATTAAAGATACCATACAAGAATTTGAAACACCAATTTTAACATATGGAATAGAAAGCAAGGCTGATATAACAGCTCATAATATAGAGTTTTATGCAAGTGGAGTTAAGTTTGATTTAATAACACCTAGTGGAAATATAGATATAAGGTTTAATATTCCTGGTAAATTTAGTGTTTATAATGCTTTAGCAGCTGCAGCTTGTGGCATTGCATATAACATAAAGTTGGAAGATATAAAAAAAGGACTCGAAGCAGTACGAGGCGTAGATGGAAGGTTTGAAGTAGTACCAACAAAAACAGATTATTCAGTTATAATAGATTATGCACATACTCCTGATGGGTTTAAAAAAGTATTAAGTACGATTGATCAATTTGCAAAAGGAAGAAAAATAATTGTATTTGGTTGTGGTGGAGATAGAGATAAAACAAAGAGACCTAAAATGGGAGAAATTGCTTCTCATTATTGTGATATATGTATTATTACAAATGATAATCCTAGAACTGAAAATCCAATAGAAATAATTAATGACATTATAAAGGGGATTAATAATGAAGAGTGCGAATATGTAGTTATTGAGGATAGGAGAGAAGCGATACGTTATGCTTTAGAAATAGCTAAAAAAGATGACGTTATTTTATTAGCTGGTAAAGGTCATGAAACATATCAGATTATTGGTAATAAAGTATTACCGTTTGATGAAAAGAAAATCGTACTGGAATTACTTGGTGAAGAAGAATAA
- the mraY gene encoding phospho-N-acetylmuramoyl-pentapeptide-transferase, with protein sequence MMDYKVIIKIIIISFVITLILGPILIPILKRLKVGQNVRGEGPKTHLKKQGTPTMGGIIMLIALLITTLSSGLINRDMIVLLVATLGFGLIGFIDDFIKVVLKRSLGLRAYQKLIGQILFAVILAIYQSNTSILGTKVLIPFLDKTLDLGMFYIPFIAFVVVGTVNSVNLTDGLDGLATGVTLIVLAFFGIASVTLGFNSVAIFSAALAGACLGFLRYNAHPAKVFMGDTGSLALGGAISTIAVLMNLPLILPIVGGIYFVEALSVIIQVASFKLTGKRVFKMSPLHHHFELKGWKETKVVVVFWITTVILCLIGIAGIM encoded by the coding sequence ATGATGGATTATAAAGTAATAATTAAGATCATTATTATTTCATTTGTAATTACTTTAATTTTAGGGCCAATCTTAATACCTATTTTGAAAAGATTAAAGGTTGGACAAAATGTTAGGGGGGAAGGGCCAAAAACACACCTTAAAAAGCAAGGTACCCCTACAATGGGTGGAATTATAATGTTAATTGCTTTGCTTATTACTACTTTGTCATCAGGATTAATAAATAGAGATATGATTGTACTTTTAGTGGCTACTTTAGGGTTTGGGCTAATTGGTTTTATAGATGATTTTATAAAGGTAGTATTAAAAAGATCGCTTGGATTAAGGGCTTATCAAAAGCTAATTGGTCAGATACTATTTGCAGTAATTTTAGCTATTTATCAGTCAAACACTTCGATCTTAGGGACTAAGGTTTTAATACCTTTTTTAGATAAAACTTTAGACTTGGGAATGTTTTATATACCGTTTATTGCTTTTGTAGTTGTAGGCACAGTAAATAGCGTTAATCTAACAGATGGTTTAGACGGACTAGCTACAGGAGTTACATTAATAGTTTTAGCATTCTTTGGTATTGCTTCAGTGACTTTAGGGTTTAATAGTGTAGCTATTTTTTCTGCTGCTTTAGCAGGAGCATGTTTAGGCTTCTTAAGATATAATGCTCATCCAGCAAAAGTTTTTATGGGCGATACAGGTTCTTTAGCATTAGGAGGTGCTATTTCTACTATTGCAGTACTTATGAATTTACCACTTATATTACCTATAGTAGGTGGTATTTATTTCGTTGAAGCATTATCAGTTATCATACAGGTAGCTTCATTTAAATTAACAGGTAAAAGAGTATTTAAAATGAGTCCTTTACATCATCATTTTGAATTAAAGGGATGGAAAGAGACAAAAGTAGTAGTTGTGTTTTGGATTACAACAGTAATTTTATGTTTAATAGGAATTGCTGGTATAATGTAA
- a CDS encoding stage V sporulation protein D: MSSPTISTKKRLIAILLLVSIAALSLTIRLGYLQIVKGEELKKLALEQWTRDIPVKAKRGVIFDRKGKKLAISVSADTVWCRPADVKNPKETAKILAEVLNLDEENVYKKITSRQSVVKIKMWISKDEADILRSKKLSGIEIVDDNKRYYPYGNFAAYILGFTDIDNVGLYGIEKTYNKYLTGTPGRWIKTADAVGRQLPYANEKLYEPEDGLSVVLTIDETIQHFAEKAALEALVKNKAKRVSIIVMEPKTGDILAMASKPDYDPNNPRQPLDEDVKKQWEGLSQKELIKKWYDMWRNFSINDVYEPGSTFKIITAAAGLEENVVTPKSQFYCDGFITSVEGARLKCWRWYNPHGSETFVEGVQNSCNEVFVAVGQRLGKERMYKYIKAFGFGEKTGIELTGEQSGIIPRGPEYMREVNLATISYGQGIAVTPIQLITAISAVANGGNLMQPRIVKELVDSKGNVVHEFKPIIKRKVLSKDTSKTLLSILETVVSSGTGKKAYVPGYRVGGKTGTAQKVINGRYAEGKYIASFVAVAPVNDPKITVLVVIDEPSNGEYYGGRIAAPVAGQVVKDTLNYLDVEPQFTEDEQKDNSKKIVTVPEVRNLTIKEAANKLRKFGLDYNTETLDVQKDALVIDQFPLPGTKVKKGSMIDLYVYSRRKEDSKIVIPNLKGKTMEEVTELLNNLNLRFKFKGNGVAKSQYPAAGTMVEFNSLVEVEFDKVN; this comes from the coding sequence GTGTCATCACCCACTATTTCTACAAAAAAAAGACTTATTGCAATATTGTTATTAGTATCGATTGCCGCATTATCACTAACGATAAGACTAGGGTACTTGCAGATAGTTAAGGGTGAAGAACTGAAGAAGTTAGCTCTAGAACAGTGGACTAGAGATATACCAGTTAAAGCCAAAAGAGGAGTAATATTTGATAGAAAAGGGAAGAAACTGGCTATAAGTGTAAGTGCTGATACAGTTTGGTGTAGACCTGCAGATGTAAAAAATCCTAAAGAAACTGCAAAAATATTAGCAGAAGTACTCAATTTAGATGAAGAGAATGTTTATAAAAAGATTACAAGCAGACAAAGTGTTGTTAAGATAAAGATGTGGATATCTAAAGATGAAGCGGATATTTTGAGAAGTAAAAAGTTAAGTGGGATAGAAATTGTAGACGATAACAAAAGGTATTATCCGTATGGTAACTTTGCAGCATATATTCTTGGGTTTACTGATATTGATAATGTTGGTTTGTATGGCATTGAAAAGACATATAATAAATATTTAACAGGAACACCAGGAAGATGGATAAAAACAGCGGATGCAGTAGGAAGACAATTGCCATATGCAAATGAAAAATTATATGAACCTGAAGACGGTCTAAGTGTTGTTCTTACAATAGATGAGACCATTCAGCATTTTGCCGAAAAAGCTGCTTTAGAAGCTTTAGTAAAAAATAAGGCTAAAAGAGTATCAATAATAGTTATGGAACCTAAAACAGGTGATATATTGGCTATGGCTTCTAAACCAGACTATGACCCGAATAATCCTAGACAACCTCTAGATGAAGATGTAAAAAAACAATGGGAAGGATTATCTCAAAAAGAGTTGATAAAAAAATGGTATGATATGTGGCGAAACTTTTCTATAAATGATGTTTATGAACCGGGTTCTACATTCAAGATAATAACTGCTGCTGCAGGGTTAGAGGAAAATGTTGTTACTCCTAAGAGTCAATTCTATTGTGATGGTTTTATAACTAGTGTTGAAGGAGCTAGACTAAAGTGTTGGCGTTGGTACAATCCACATGGTAGTGAAACTTTTGTTGAAGGAGTTCAAAATTCATGTAATGAAGTTTTTGTAGCTGTTGGTCAAAGACTTGGCAAAGAAAGAATGTATAAATATATAAAAGCTTTTGGTTTTGGTGAAAAGACTGGAATTGAGTTAACTGGAGAACAATCTGGAATTATTCCTAGAGGCCCTGAATATATGAGAGAAGTTAATTTGGCAACTATTTCGTATGGACAGGGAATCGCTGTTACGCCAATACAGTTAATCACTGCTATATCTGCAGTTGCAAATGGTGGGAATTTGATGCAACCTAGAATAGTTAAAGAATTAGTGGATAGTAAAGGCAATGTAGTTCATGAATTTAAACCAATAATAAAGAGAAAAGTACTATCAAAAGATACTTCTAAAACTTTATTAAGTATATTAGAAACAGTTGTTTCATCAGGTACTGGTAAAAAAGCTTATGTTCCTGGTTATAGAGTAGGAGGAAAGACAGGTACAGCTCAAAAAGTAATAAATGGTAGATATGCTGAGGGTAAATATATAGCGTCTTTTGTTGCTGTTGCACCTGTAAATGATCCTAAGATTACAGTATTAGTTGTTATTGATGAACCTAGTAATGGCGAATACTATGGTGGTAGAATTGCTGCACCGGTAGCTGGTCAAGTAGTTAAGGATACTTTAAATTACTTAGATGTAGAACCACAATTTACTGAAGATGAGCAGAAAGATAATAGTAAAAAAATAGTGACAGTACCCGAAGTAAGAAATTTAACTATAAAAGAAGCTGCAAATAAACTAAGGAAGTTTGGTCTTGACTATAATACAGAAACTTTAGATGTTCAGAAAGATGCATTAGTAATAGACCAATTCCCATTGCCAGGTACAAAGGTAAAAAAGGGGTCAATGATAGATTTATATGTATATTCTCGAAGAAAAGAAGATAGTAAAATTGTAATACCTAATCTTAAAGGTAAAACAATGGAGGAAGTTACGGAGCTTCTTAACAATCTAAATTTAAGATTTAAGTTTAAAGGAAATGGTGTTGCAAAAAGTCAGTATCCCGCAGCAGGTACTATGGTAGAGTTTAATTCTTTGGTAGAAGTTGAGTTTGATAAAGTGAATTAA
- a CDS encoding cell division protein FtsL, with translation MLVAKKENSFVKNENRIKINEREKRKSKKLVLMKIKMIMFSFLILAVALVVLLRYAHITKMRYDITMLDKEIEKLSSQRQYLLIELEKIKESKWIEKEAQQRLGLKYPTNDQTVYVTVDDLFNNEIDVAENKGNNNYIFLNAFRNVVNKMFGYFE, from the coding sequence TTGTTAGTAGCAAAAAAAGAAAATAGCTTTGTAAAAAATGAAAATAGAATAAAAATAAATGAGAGAGAAAAAAGAAAATCAAAAAAATTAGTTTTAATGAAAATCAAAATGATTATGTTTTCTTTTTTGATTTTAGCTGTGGCTCTTGTTGTTTTATTAAGATATGCTCATATTACAAAAATGAGATACGATATAACTATGCTTGATAAGGAAATAGAAAAGCTAAGTAGTCAAAGACAATATTTACTTATAGAATTAGAAAAAATAAAAGAATCTAAATGGATAGAAAAAGAAGCACAGCAAAGACTAGGTTTGAAATATCCTACAAATGACCAAACAGTATATGTGACTGTTGATGATTTATTTAACAATGAAATTGATGTAGCTGAAAATAAAGGGAATAATAACTATATATTCCTTAATGCTTTTAGAAATGTTGTCAATAAAATGTTTGGATATTTTGAGTAA